A DNA window from Gemmatimonadales bacterium contains the following coding sequences:
- a CDS encoding amino acid permease, which yields MVEEATHRSGLKRSLGKLELTLLGIGAIVGAGIFSSVGTAIAGSADRPGAGPALVISLLIVTLVSTLAAMAYAEFASMIPAAGSAYTYAYATLGELIAWMIGWDLIIEYAIGNVAVAISWAGYFDTLLRGFGVHLPAWLVTDWRTAHQAAAEVAAAVDPATVSAVRRFAAEAVQTAPHLFGLALIFNLPAFGIVALLTVLLVIGIKESASANNVMVFIKMGVVLVFLAVGVRFVKPEHWVPFAPNGFEGIAVGAAIIFFAYIGFDAVSTAAEETKNPQEDIPFGIMASLVVCTFLYIAIVLVLTGVMPWNQLGVPDPLAVALQAIHADWFAGVVAFGAVISMTSVLLVFQLGQPRIFFSMARDGLLPPWAAKVHPRFKTPHVATIITGVLVAVPSLFFNIDEMVSLTNIGTFFAFLLVSAGIIVLRRRDPGRERPFRMPFVPGLPLLCIGICGYLMLKLPAQTWILFSVWLLIGLVIYFGYGQRHSRLNVPAAAAPAAAE from the coding sequence CTGGTTGAGGAGGCGACACATCGGAGCGGCCTCAAGCGCTCTCTGGGCAAGCTGGAGCTCACCCTGCTCGGCATCGGCGCCATCGTTGGCGCCGGTATTTTCTCGAGTGTGGGCACCGCCATCGCGGGCTCCGCCGACCGGCCCGGCGCGGGCCCGGCGCTGGTGATCTCCCTGCTCATCGTCACCCTCGTCTCGACCCTCGCCGCGATGGCGTACGCCGAGTTCGCCTCGATGATCCCGGCCGCGGGCAGCGCGTACACCTATGCGTACGCGACGCTGGGCGAGTTGATCGCGTGGATGATCGGCTGGGACCTGATCATCGAGTACGCCATCGGCAACGTGGCCGTGGCGATCAGCTGGGCCGGATACTTCGACACGCTGCTGCGTGGGTTCGGGGTACACTTGCCCGCCTGGCTGGTGACCGACTGGCGAACCGCGCATCAGGCGGCGGCGGAAGTGGCCGCGGCGGTCGATCCGGCGACGGTAAGCGCGGTGCGACGGTTCGCCGCCGAGGCGGTCCAGACGGCGCCGCACCTGTTCGGCCTGGCGCTGATCTTCAACCTCCCGGCCTTCGGCATCGTCGCCCTTCTGACCGTCCTGCTCGTCATCGGCATCAAGGAAAGCGCCAGCGCGAACAACGTGATGGTGTTCATCAAGATGGGTGTAGTCCTCGTGTTCCTCGCGGTCGGCGTGAGGTTCGTGAAGCCGGAGCACTGGGTGCCGTTCGCGCCTAACGGGTTTGAGGGCATCGCCGTCGGGGCCGCCATCATCTTCTTCGCGTACATCGGCTTCGACGCCGTGTCCACCGCCGCCGAGGAGACCAAGAACCCGCAAGAGGACATTCCCTTCGGCATCATGGCCTCGCTGGTCGTCTGTACGTTCCTGTACATCGCCATCGTCCTGGTGCTGACCGGAGTCATGCCGTGGAATCAGCTCGGCGTGCCCGACCCGCTGGCCGTCGCGCTCCAGGCCATCCACGCCGACTGGTTCGCCGGCGTCGTCGCCTTCGGCGCGGTCATCTCGATGACGTCCGTGCTGCTGGTCTTCCAGCTCGGCCAGCCTCGCATCTTCTTCTCGATGGCGCGCGACGGACTCCTGCCGCCCTGGGCCGCCAAGGTACACCCGCGCTTCAAGACGCCGCACGTGGCTACGATCATCACCGGGGTCCTGGTGGCCGTGCCGTCGCTGTTCTTCAACATCGACGAGATGGTGAGCCTGACCAACATCGGGACCTTCTTCGCCTTCCTTCTCGTGTCGGCCGGCATCATCGTGCTCCGCCGACGCGATCCCGGCCGGGAGCGGCCGTTCCGCATGCCGTTCGTGCCCGGGCTGCCGCTCCTGTGCATCGGCATCTGCGGCTACCTGATGCTCAAGTTGCCGGCGCAGACCTGGATCCTGTTCAGCGTCTGGCTGCTAATCGGCCTCGTCATCTACTTCGGTTACGGGCAGCGCCACAGCCGGCTCAACGTGCCCGCGGCCGCAGCACCGGCCGCCGCTGAGTGA
- a CDS encoding MotA/TolQ/ExbB proton channel family protein, with the protein MSWFPRGIVFVMVFMSVWSFQLAVGKWWATRKAQKETAKFAPEFSRFLQEEQMEGAISLAEKYKKSHVARTLAGALDEIKPLLRDGHQITAADINSAERAIERNTIILIAELKGGLGVLATIGSTAPFVGLLGTTLGIVNAFVGMASGGGSGGLAAVSGGIAEALITTAFGLMVAIPAVWLYNYFQTKIDFLTVEMVYAGKELVDYLIKSVGSEFGRSTFTKDFPAQVASGSGHINQ; encoded by the coding sequence ATGAGCTGGTTCCCCCGCGGAATCGTTTTCGTCATGGTCTTCATGTCCGTATGGTCGTTCCAGCTCGCGGTGGGCAAGTGGTGGGCGACCCGGAAGGCGCAGAAGGAGACGGCCAAGTTCGCGCCGGAGTTCTCCCGCTTCCTCCAGGAAGAGCAGATGGAGGGCGCGATCAGCCTGGCTGAGAAGTACAAGAAGAGCCACGTCGCGCGCACCCTGGCCGGCGCGCTCGACGAGATCAAGCCGCTCCTTCGGGACGGGCACCAGATCACGGCGGCCGACATCAACTCGGCCGAGCGGGCGATCGAGCGCAACACCATCATCCTGATCGCCGAGCTGAAGGGGGGCCTCGGAGTGCTGGCGACCATCGGCTCGACGGCGCCGTTCGTCGGCCTCCTGGGCACCACGCTGGGCATCGTGAATGCGTTCGTCGGCATGGCCTCGGGCGGCGGCTCGGGCGGCCTGGCGGCGGTCTCCGGCGGTATCGCCGAGGCGCTGATCACGACCGCCTTCGGCCTCATGGTCGCGATCCCGGCGGTGTGGCTCTACAACTACTTCCAGACCAAGATCGACTTCCTCACCGTGGAGATGGTGTACGCGGGCAAGGAGCTCGTGGACTACCTGATCAAGAGCGTCGGATCCGAGTTCGGGCGCTCCACGTTCACCAAGGACTTCCCGGCCCAGGTCGCCTCCGGCAGTGGCCATATCAACCAGTAG
- a CDS encoding biopolymer transporter ExbD, producing the protein MQMATGGGGNMQSDINITPLIDVLLVLLVIFMITQPMLRKVLDIQVPVEEPATSQPVNTNTIVLEIRDDGTYAINTQPVTHDQLLAKFHEIYDVRSEKLLFLKVGQQRKYRDVIEAIDIARAAGVKVFGLAPPETAAPAG; encoded by the coding sequence ATGCAGATGGCCACCGGCGGCGGCGGCAACATGCAGTCGGACATCAACATCACGCCGCTCATCGACGTGCTGCTGGTCCTGCTCGTGATCTTCATGATCACCCAGCCGATGCTGCGGAAGGTGCTGGACATCCAGGTTCCGGTGGAGGAGCCCGCCACCTCCCAGCCGGTCAACACGAACACCATCGTCCTCGAGATCAGGGACGACGGCACGTACGCGATCAACACCCAGCCCGTCACTCACGACCAGCTGCTAGCCAAGTTTCACGAGATCTACGACGTGCGCAGCGAGAAGCTGCTGTTCCTGAAGGTGGGCCAGCAGCGGAAGTACCGGGACGTGATCGAGGCGATCGACATCGCCCGGGCCGCCGGGGTGAAGGTGTTCGGCCTCGCGCCCCCGGAAACCGCCGCGCCGGCAGGTTGA
- a CDS encoding TonB family protein, whose translation MFEHLIESNPKRSARAGLGNGFLSLVVHGGLIYGGIIATAHAGAAIEERIHQIAVTMQAPEQPKNEPPPPEQVATVNPPPKGFQTLSIPVNIPVDIPPPTQSNFNAADFSGVGVEGGIHRGVEGGTGPVISDQPYLEAVVEERPDRVSSPPVRYPEILRQAGIEGRVLVEVVIDTLGRAERGSIRILSSTHQLFDAPAREAVANSVYRPGRISGRAVRVRVQVPLNFSITR comes from the coding sequence GTGTTCGAGCACCTGATCGAGTCGAATCCGAAGCGATCAGCCAGGGCCGGGTTGGGCAACGGTTTCCTGTCTTTGGTCGTGCACGGCGGTCTCATCTACGGCGGCATCATCGCGACGGCGCACGCCGGCGCGGCCATCGAGGAGCGCATCCACCAGATCGCGGTCACGATGCAGGCGCCCGAACAACCCAAGAACGAGCCGCCGCCGCCCGAGCAGGTGGCCACGGTGAATCCGCCGCCCAAGGGCTTCCAGACGCTGTCGATCCCCGTGAACATCCCGGTGGATATCCCGCCTCCCACCCAGAGCAACTTCAACGCGGCCGACTTCTCGGGCGTGGGCGTAGAGGGCGGCATCCACCGCGGCGTCGAGGGCGGCACGGGCCCGGTCATAAGCGACCAGCCGTATCTCGAGGCGGTCGTCGAGGAGCGTCCGGACCGTGTGTCATCGCCGCCGGTGCGTTACCCGGAGATCCTGCGCCAGGCGGGCATCGAGGGGCGGGTTCTCGTGGAGGTCGTGATCGACACGCTGGGCCGCGCGGAGCGAGGCAGCATCCGTATCCTGTCTTCGACGCACCAGCTGTTCGACGCCCCGGCGCGCGAGGCGGTGGCCAACAGCGTTTACCGGCCGGGCCGGATCTCGGGGCGCGCCGTGCGCGTCCGGGTCCAGGTCCCGCTCAACTTCAGCATCACCCGTTAG
- a CDS encoding HAMP domain-containing sensor histidine kinase, whose product MRSIRATLTLWYTVALAATVLTFGVTITILERRSNFDELDRRLTAVADVEGGILAAEQRAGGALIEESSDPYVAQLRLDAQERLDPIPGWVIVVDSAARGVYGSAEVRRFTPAASDVLRRRVFRVVDRHETFTVDLDRTRFRFVARRVTEAGPAIVAVAVGEPTRDLDIAPRRLLTSMLLVAPLILVFAAGIGYLLSVRALRPVARIIDELEAITDGRSLHRRLPAPLSQVDELGRLASSLNSLLGRLEASFGAMRRFVADASHELKTPLTVMRAGVERALTDPATAPEAMVQLEETLQEVRRMTELVDALLTLARVDEGRMELHRETVDLGDLLGEVHETAQLLGEAAGVAAILEVPPEPVTVDADRDRIRQLAMNLAINAVKYTPAGGQVWLTLTAAPKSASISVRDTGIGIAPGDVGRVFDRFWRADPARSRTGERPGIGLGLSISKWIAEAHGGSIAVTSRPGRGSTFTVTLPLASGSIAAVTES is encoded by the coding sequence GTGCGGAGCATCCGGGCTACCCTGACCCTCTGGTACACGGTCGCCCTCGCGGCGACCGTGCTCACCTTCGGCGTCACCATCACCATCCTCGAGCGCCGCTCCAACTTCGACGAGCTCGACCGTCGCCTCACCGCCGTAGCGGACGTGGAAGGCGGCATCCTGGCGGCCGAGCAGCGGGCCGGCGGCGCGCTGATCGAGGAGTCCAGCGACCCGTACGTCGCGCAGCTGCGCCTCGACGCCCAGGAGCGGCTGGACCCCATCCCGGGCTGGGTCATCGTGGTGGACTCGGCCGCGCGCGGGGTCTACGGCTCCGCCGAAGTGCGCCGCTTCACGCCCGCGGCCTCGGACGTCCTGCGGCGGCGCGTGTTCCGGGTGGTCGATCGACACGAGACGTTCACAGTGGACCTCGACCGCACCCGCTTCAGGTTCGTGGCACGGCGCGTAACGGAGGCGGGGCCGGCCATAGTCGCGGTCGCCGTGGGTGAGCCGACCCGCGACCTCGACATCGCGCCGCGGCGGCTCCTCACCTCCATGCTCCTCGTAGCACCGCTGATCCTCGTCTTCGCCGCCGGTATCGGCTACCTCCTCTCGGTGCGCGCACTCAGGCCGGTGGCCCGCATCATCGACGAGCTCGAGGCGATCACCGACGGCCGCAGCCTCCACCGGCGGCTCCCCGCGCCGCTATCCCAGGTGGACGAGCTGGGGCGACTGGCCTCTTCGCTCAACTCCCTCCTCGGTCGCCTCGAGGCGAGCTTCGGGGCGATGCGCCGGTTCGTCGCCGATGCGAGCCACGAGCTGAAGACCCCGCTCACCGTGATGCGGGCCGGCGTCGAGCGTGCCCTGACCGATCCGGCCACCGCGCCCGAAGCCATGGTCCAGCTCGAGGAAACGCTCCAGGAAGTGCGCCGGATGACGGAGCTCGTGGACGCCCTCCTGACGCTGGCCCGCGTGGACGAGGGGCGGATGGAGTTGCACCGGGAGACCGTGGACCTGGGGGACCTGCTCGGGGAGGTCCACGAGACCGCCCAGCTGCTGGGCGAGGCAGCCGGCGTCGCCGCGATCCTGGAGGTCCCGCCCGAGCCTGTCACCGTGGACGCCGACCGCGACCGCATCAGGCAGCTGGCGATGAACCTCGCCATCAACGCGGTCAAGTACACGCCCGCCGGGGGCCAGGTCTGGCTCACCTTGACGGCGGCGCCGAAGTCGGCGAGCATATCCGTTCGCGACACCGGGATCGGGATAGCCCCGGGGGACGTCGGCCGGGTGTTCGATCGATTCTGGCGGGCCGATCCGGCGCGTTCGCGCACCGGCGAGCGACCCGGCATCGGCTTGGGACTTTCCATCTCCAAGTGGATCGCGGAGGCGCACGGCGGCTCGATCGCCGTGACCAGCAGGCCGGGAAGGGGCAGCACCTTCACGGTCACCCTGCCGCTGGCTTCCGGGAGCATCGCGGCTGTCACGGAATCGTAA
- a CDS encoding biopolymer transporter ExbD: MAISTSSKSNVNADINVTPMADVMLVLLIIFMITAPLIASGFLAQMPEGINLIKAEEDPDDVTLGMDRDGNYFLNTAPVNKADVQARLTALYSARTKDKILYLKADVNLTMDKIQEAISMARAAGVRVVAAVADQRLGTAPTVSVEREGRN, encoded by the coding sequence GTGGCCATATCAACCAGTAGCAAGAGCAACGTCAACGCGGACATCAACGTCACGCCGATGGCGGACGTGATGTTGGTGCTGCTGATCATCTTCATGATCACGGCGCCGCTGATCGCGTCGGGGTTCTTGGCGCAGATGCCCGAAGGCATCAACCTCATCAAGGCCGAGGAAGACCCCGATGACGTCACGCTCGGCATGGACCGGGACGGGAACTACTTCCTCAATACCGCGCCCGTGAACAAGGCCGATGTGCAGGCGCGCCTGACCGCGCTGTACTCCGCCCGCACCAAGGACAAGATCCTCTACCTCAAGGCCGACGTGAACCTGACCATGGACAAGATCCAGGAGGCCATCTCGATGGCGCGGGCCGCCGGAGTCCGGGTGGTGGCGGCCGTGGCCGATCAGAGGCTGGGTACCGCGCCCACGGTTTCCGTAGAGCGTGAAGGGAGGAACTGA